CCTTTTTAGGGGCATCTTCCAATAAAATGAAAAACACAAAAAAGGCATCCCGCTTTAGGGACACCTTCTTTTGCATTTTCCTTATTTGCTATCGATGATCAAGGTTACTGGTCCGTCATTTGTTAATTGGACGTCCATCATGGCGCCAAATAAACCAGTTTCCACCTTAATTCCTTTTTCAGCAAGTATGCGATTGAATGCTTCGTAGATTTTTTCGGCGTGATCTGGCTTTGCTGCGTCCATAAAGTTTGGACGGCGGCCTTTGCGGCAATCCCCGTAGAGGGTAAACTGGGAAACCGACAGAATCTCTCCTCCTACATCAAGCAGGGAGAGATTCATTTTTCCAGCTTCATCTTCAAATACCCTTAGATTAGCTGCCTTCTCGGCAAGAAAGGCAGCATCCTTTTCTGTATCTTCATGGGTAACGCCGACAAGGATAACAAATCCTTTTTCAATGGCCCCAGTTACTTCTTGATTTACAGTCACTTTTGCTTCTTTGCTTCTTTGTATCACTAAACGCATTGGGAATCTCCTTGCTTGTCAGTTTCAGGTTTCTTTATTGCCTTGCACACCTGAAGTAATCTAGCTCATTACCCTTCTTACAGCATAGATATCCGGAATTTGCTTGATTCGGTCAACAACCTTTTGCAAGTGGCTGACATTATGAATAGCGATTGACATATTGATGGTCGCCATTTTATTTTTATCTGATTTTCCGGAAACAGCAGTAATGTTTGTTTTGGTTTCATTAACTGCCTGCAGAACTTCATTCAGCAAACCTCTTCGGTCATAACCGCTGATTTCAATGTCTACATTGTATTCCTTTCGATCATTCAGGCCGGTCTCCCATTCTACCGGGATCAGCCTTGCCTGTGCATCCTCGGTATGGATGTTCGTGCAATCGGAACGGTGAACGGATACACCCCTGCCTTTTGTGATAAAACCAACAATATCATCCCCAGGTACAGGGTTGCAGCAACGGGAAAGCCTGATCAGCAGATTATCGATACCAGAAACACGCACACCAGATTCACGTTTTTTTGCCGGAGTAAAGGACTTAAGCTCGGAAACCGCATTCGAGATATCCTTTTCCTGTTCAAGATCGCGCTGCTTTCGAAGCTTTTCTGTCAGTCTGTTCGCAACCTGGAGCGCTGTGATGCCGTTATACCCGATGGATGCGAACAGATCCTCTTCATTGGTAAAATTATATTTTTCTGCAACCTTTTTCAGGTTTTCAGCTGTCAATATTTCTTTAACATCAAAATCCATATTGCGGATTTCTTTTTCTAATAGTTCGCGGCCTTTTTCAACATTCTCATCCTTCTGCTGTTTCTTGAAAAATTGGCGGATCTTGTTCTTGGCCTGTGAAGTCTGGGCAAGCTTGAGCCAATCCTTGCTTGGGCCATAAGAATGTTTAGACGTGAGAATTTCTATGATATCTCCCGTCTTCAGTTCGTAATCGAGAGTGACCATTTTGCCATTGACTTTAGCTCCGATCGTCTTGTTGCCAATTTCAGAGTGAATTCGATAAGCAAAGTCGATCGGGACGGAGCCGGATGGCAGCTCGATTACATCGCCCTTAGGGGTGAAAACAAATACCATATCAGAGAAAAGATCGATTTTAAGAGATTCCATGAATTCTTCCGCATTCGCGGTGTTATTCTGGAATTCGAGGATTTCCCTGAACCATGAAAGCTTTGTTTCGAAATTGGAACTATCTGCGGGTTTTCCCTCTTTGTAAGCCCAGTGTGCTGCGACCCCGAACTCAGCAATCCGGTGCATTTCATCTGTCCTGATCTGGACTTCAAGCGGATCCCCTTTAGGCCCTATGACAGTAGTATGCAAAGACTGGTACATATTAGGCTTTGGCATCGCAATATAGTCCTTGAATCGCCCAGGCATCGGCTTCCAGCATGTATGAATGATACCAAGGATGGCATAGCAGTCCTTGATGCTGTTAACGACTATCCTTACAGCCAGCAGGTCATATATCTCATTGAATTGCTTGTTTTGCAGCACCATTTTTCGATAGATGCTGTAAATATGCTTCGGCCTTCCTGAAATTTCGGCTTTGATTGAAACCTCATTCAGCCTTTCCTTCACTTCATCGATGACATCATCGAGATACTGCTCCCGTTCCGCCCTCTTCTTCTTCATCAAATTGACGATCCGGTAATATTGCTGCGGATTAAGATAGCGCAATGCGGTATCTTCAAGTTCCCATTTGATTTTAGAAATCCCGAGTCTATGAGCAAGAGGGGCGAAGATTTCAAGTGTTTCGTTCGAAATCCTGCGCTGTTTCTCATTCGGCAAATGCTTCAGAGTCCTCATATTATGAAGACGGTCAGCAAGTTTTATCAGGATGACACGGATATCCTGAGCCATTGCAACAAACATTTTCCGATGGTTTTCTGCCTGTTGTTCTTCATGGGATTTATACTTGATTTTACCAAGCTTTGTGACTCCATCAACAAGCATCGCAACTTCATCGTCGAAGGCCTCTCTTATATCATCAAGAGTTATATTTGTATCTTCAACGACATCGTGCAGAAAGCCAGCAGCAACTGTTGCCGGGTCCATCTCGAGATCGGCAAGAATCCCAGCTACCTGGATTGGATGGATGATATATGGTTCACCCGACTTCCTGAATTGATCATGATGAGCCTGTCTGGCGAACTCATAAGCCTTCCTTACCAATTCAACATGTTGATCATTCAAATATGATTTTGTACAGTCAATGACTTGTTCAGCTGTCATTACCTGGTCATTCGCCATAGGATCACCTAATTTAAATTTCATTATATTAACCCGCAATTCTTCTCTCCAGCGGGAACCAAGGAAAAAATTGAATATTCATAGAAACCCTTTATATACAATAATTATTCTTATAAAGGATTGTTACTATTATCAAAGAAAAAATCGAAGATGTAAAGAGAAAGGAAGAGATTTTACAGCAGAAATTAAAAAAATTGTCGAAAGATATTTAATTTCTGTTAATTCAGCCTATAAATCCCTTTTAAACCAGCTTACTCCGGATCCGCTCCTATTAAACCTGCAGGTTACAATCAATCTTGTTTGGACCTATAAGAAAAGGGCACTTCGCAATGAAGCGCCCAGGCTGATTAATATTGCATCAGGGTTAAGATATCATATCCATCGAGTTTCTTGCGGCCATCCAAATAAGTGAGCTCGATCAGGAAGGCGATGCCTGCCACGATTCCGCCAAGTTCTTCAACTAACTTGATCGTCGCTTCAATCGTTCCGCCAGTTGCAAGCAGGTCGTCGGTGATCAACACTCTTTGTCCTGGCCTGATGGCATCTTTGTGAATTGTTAAAACATCGCTGCCATATTCAAGTCCATAATTGACCTTGATTGTTTCACGTGGAAGCTTTCCTTCTTTCCTTACTGGCGCAAAACCTACTCCATGCGCATAAGCAACCGGGCAGCCGATGATAAATCCGCGGGCTTCTGGTCCGACAACAAGGTCGATTTGTTTTTCACGGGCATAGGCCACGATTTGGTCTGTAGCATATCTATAAGCATCACCATTGTCCATTAAGGTTGTGATGTCCTTGAATTTAATGCCGGGCTTTGGCCAATCGGGAACGATTGTTACGAATTGTTTCAAATCCATTGAATAATTGCCTCCTCATTTTTCACCGACTCTTGAATGAACTGATCAAACCAGTTCTTCAATTGCTCATATGATGAATAGAGCAATTCATTTTCAAGAGTGAATGCTTGCACCTTGTGCTGATATGTTGTGGATTCAGAAAGATCCCTTTTCGGGACATTTTCTTCTAGTGAAATAAACCCATTGTTTATTTTAACAAAATCTAGTTCAAAAAACACCTTCGACATAAATTCTACTGTTTCTTTTGTCCATCCCCTGTATTTGGCCAGTTCATCGCCATACCTTTTAAGGTCAAATGGCCCTTTTTTAGCAAGAAAAGCATAAAACCATTTAAAATGCTCCCTGGTCGGCATAGTGGTGAAGAAATCACTATTTTCTTTATGAAAATGAGCATAAATTCTGCCAGGATTTTTATCCGCCAATAGCTTCTCAAGGATTTCCTTTGATGGCGGGAGATCCAGCAATACGACAAATGAATGGTTAAGCATCATCTGTTCTGCTTGTTCCTCTGTAGTAACAAGCAGTAATGAATCGCCGATAATAGGAGAAAACTTATTTTTTGATTCTTCATTGAAGAGAATCCAATGAATGGGATGATCACCCGGGATCATATCCGGAAGCTTTTCAATTCTTTTTAACCCTCGAAAGTCAAAAAGCTGCCAGGATTTCACTGCTAAATCCCTGAGAAATATCTGCGGTTTTTTCATATTGTTCCATTCGTTGATGGATAGTTCGCCAATCACCGACAGCTTGGAGCTCGGTGAAATATGGTCATGCAAATGGCCAAAACCGAAGCCGATGCCATCAATTAGAGTGCCATCTTCTTCTAGCGCCAGTTTTAGATGAGACTGGTCTGCCCCTATTTTCCTAAGGGTCGAAATGTTGGCCCCATCAATCAGCACCTTTGGCTTTGGATTGCTGACACCATATGGTGAAAGAAGACTAAGTTCATTGATTGTTTCAATCTTAATCTCTTTGACGTCTATTTTCGCATCAATATTTGACACTGGAACCAAATCTTCTTCCTTTAACTGGTCCTTAGCCAGTGCATTCAACCTGGACCTTAACTCATCGACATCCTTAAGCTCCAGAGTCATTCCTGCAGCCATAGGGTGGCCGCCGAAATGAGGCAGGATATCCCTGCAGGTTGATAGATTTTTAAAAAGGTCAAAGCCGGCAATACTTCGGGCAGACCCTTTGGCGAGACCCTTCTCTTCATCAAAACTGAGAACAATCGTAGGACGATAATACTTTTCCACAAGCTTCGAAGCAACGATTCCGATAACACCGGCATTCCAGCCTTCCTTACCTATGACGAGAACTGGATTATCTTTTATTGGAAAGTGGAGCTCCACTTCGGCAACCGCTTCTTCAGCAATCTCTGAAACAATATTCTGTCGTTCTTTATTGATCGAATCAATTTCTTCCGCAAGCATCTTCGCCTCTTCAGCGTCAGGTGTCATCATTAATTGCACTGCTGGGTCTGCACTCCCCAGACGTCCAGCTGCATTGACCCGTGGCCCAATCATGAACCCGATCGTTTCTTCATCAATCGATGATCGATCTGTTTTGGCGAGCTTAAGCAAAGCATTCAAACCAGGTGTCTGGCTTGTCTTTAATTTTTCTATTCCTTTTATGGCGATAAGCCTGTTCTCACCAAGCAACGGGACAAGGTCGGCAATGGTGCCAATAGCTGCAAATTCAAGCAAATGCTCAGGAAGTCGTCCGAGCAAAGCATGGGCAACCTTGAAAGCCACACCAACACCGGCCAAATCCTTGAAAGGATATACACTTTCTTCTAGTTTTGGATGAATGATAGCAAACGCATCAGGTAAAATCGGACCTGGTTCATGGTGATCCGTTATAATCAGGTCGATGCCTAAATCCCGGGCAACTTTTGCTTCATGAAGAGCTGAAATCCCGGTATCGACCGTGATAATCAGCTGGATTCCATTCTCAGCAGCCAATCTGAATGCCTTCTCGTTAGGGCCGTACCCTTCTGTAAAACGATTCGGTATGTAATAATCAGCGTTAGCTCCAATTTCATTCAGGGCTTTCATCATGACTGTTGTACTGCTCACACCATCGGCATCGTAATCTCCAAACACCCAGATGGGCTCCTGTGTTTCAACCGCCCTATTGATCCGTTCAACAGCCTTGTCCATATCCTTGAGCAAAAAAGGGTCGTGAAACTCGCCTTTTTGCGCAAATAAAAAATACCGGGCATCTTCCACGGTATCCAGTCCGCGATTGACTAGCAATGAAGCAGTCAGATTAGTTACGTTCAGGGCTGTTGCAAGTGACTCTATTTTTATGGTGTCGGATTCCTTGACGATCCACCTTGATTTTGGCTTTAACATACGTTCACCTCTCAGCCTTTTCATTATACAAAAGCGGAGAGATGGTTTCAATGACAATGAATGCTAACAGAGCCCCTAATTTGAAAAAGGAAGTGTATTAATCTATAAAATTGAAATAAAAAATGGCAGCATATTATGCTGCCATTTACGTCACGATCAATGAATATCCTCTATTGGATACTCCTGTACCGGTTCCTCCTGGAATGTTTCCTTTTGGACAAGCTGTTCTTCCAGTTCCTTGTTTTTCTTTTTCAATGCTTTTACTTCGCGCTGAAGGACAAACATCCTGAGGAGCCCTACTGATCCAACAATAATCCCGCCCATAAATACAGAGCCTAGAATGACCAAAATGAGCGGCCATTTTGCTTCCCCAAATAAATAGTTCACTGACACTGGGTCCACATTGATGACAGCGAAAACGGCGACAATCAATGCAAAAGCAAGCCCCAGAAGCAATGTCCATTGAAACTTCATTTCTTCCCCCCCCTTAATAAATGGCTATTGAATCTCTACATTTTCGTCGGTATCTCCATTCTGGCTATATGGATTGATATGGACCATGACATTTTGAACATTTTTATTTTCCATCAGCTTCCTCTTTACACTTTTACCGATTCGGTGGCCCTCTTCTACGGTAATATGCGGATCGACAGATAACTTAATATCAATAATGACATAGTGTCCATGCTCCCTTGCATGTAACTCATCCAGTTTTTTCACTTCTGGGATTGATTGAACTACAGCCCTGAATTCCTCCGTGTCCTCATCATGAAGCACATGATCAAGTGCATTATGGATTGATTCCTTCCCGAGCTTCCAGGCCATCCAGATAACTAATAATGCTACAAGCAGGCCAGTAACAGGATCTGCATACACCAGCCAGCCTATGCCTAACTTTCCTCCGATTACTGCCGCGCTGATCCCAATCAAAGCAGCTATAGACGAGTAGACATCTGAGCGATGCTCGTAAGCATTCACTATCAACGCATCACTTTTCAGCTGTTTTCCCAGTCTATATTTATATCTGAACATTCCCTCTTTTACAACGATCGAAACGACAACGGCAACTATCGCAATTGATTTAGGCGCTTCAATAGGCTTGAAGAAAGATTCGATGGATGATCTTCCGATTTCAACACCCACGAGCATCAATAGCACTGCTACGATGATGGCAGCTATGGATTCCGCCTTACCGTGTCCGTATGGATGGTCTGCATCCGGCGGAGCCTTTGCCGCTCTTAACCCAATGTATACTGCCAGTGAGCCTGCTACATCGGATGCCGAGTGAACGGCATCAGCCACCAGCGCTTTACTGTTAGCGTAAATGCCAATTCCCCACTTCAATGCCGCAAGGACGATATTCCCAACCACACCGACCATTGCGGCAAACTCCGCTTTCTTAAACCGAACATCTTTTTCCAATGGCAAAGTCCTCCCTGTAACATTAGTTATGAGTGCTTTATAAACCCAACTGTTTTAGTCTGCAGGCATTCGTATTATTTTATCCTTAAATATGATTGTTCTAACCTGCACACAAAAAAAATACCACGGAATCATCCGTGGTATTTAAGCATTCTATCAATGTTAATTAAACCTGAGGCTCATCAGAGTATTTCTTTTTTTCTTTATAAGTGATAAGTACGCCCTTTTTCTCGAGCTCTCTATTTTTCCACTCAACCCAAAGCTGGGCAGCAATGAAAATCGAAGAATAGGTTCCTACAATAAGGCCTATTAACAAAGCAATCGAGAAGCCCCTGATAGACTCACTTCCAAAGAGAAGAAGAGCAATGACCGTTAATGTAACCATAAGGACGGTATTCACTGAGCGGGTTAGAGTTTGACGAATGCTTATATTTACAACATCCTCAATCTCCTGCTTTGTTTTCAATTTACGCCTTTTTTGCATATTCTCTCTCATACGGTCAAAAGTAACAATCGTATCATTGATCGCATAACCAACTATAGTCAGCAATGCAGCAATAAAGGTAATATCCACTTCCCATCTAATGATGCTAAAAACCGGAATTATGAAGAATGTAGCATACATTAGCGCGATGATCGCGGTAACAGCCATTGGCAGCTCAAATCGGAAAGTAACAAATATGATTAACCCCAATGTGGTGATCAATAGTGAAATGAGTGCATTTTTGGCCAGTTCCCGGCCTACAGTTGGCGAAACACTATTAACGTTTGTATCTGCACTCAGTTCTTTCCCAAAGTGGGATTTCACTTCTGAAATTTCGGCTTTTGACAGCTGTCCTTTGAACCTTGCAACTCCGATATTTTCATTATCGCCTGAAATTACGATGTCACTTGTTTCCATGCCCAGTTTTTCGAATTCGTCGGATAGCTGGGCGCTGGTCAATGGCTCTTTAGAAAGAATTTCTACCCGGGTTCCACTTGTAAAATCAATACCCAGGTTCAATCTAAACACCAGTAAAATAATGACACCTGCAGCCAATAACGTACCTGAAACAATGAAAAATTTCTTTCTGCTTCTTACAAAATCGAATCTGTCAAACTTGGTTGGCAGGTCTAGGGTATCAAAGTTTTCTGAAAGACTCTTAATATCCTGCTTCCTCACGCCAAACCATCCTGGACGCTTGTCAAGGAAACCGCTGTTTACCCAAAGGCCGAGCAGCCATCTGGAGAGGTAGACATTTGTAAAGAAACTCCCTAGAATACCAATAATTAAACTTGTTGCGAATCCTTTTACGGAACTTGTTCCATAAATGAACAGTACGACACCTGCCAAAAGTGTTGTCAGGTTTGCATCCGTGACAGTAGACAATGAATTGTCATTACCAGCTTTAAAAGCAGACTTTATTGATTTGCCAACCTTGATTTCTTCCTTGATCCGTTCATACGTAATGATATTTGCGTCAACTGCCATACCAACACCAAGAATAAGTGCAGCAATCCCTGGTAAGGTCAGCACAACGTTCATCCAGTCAAAAATCAGGACAGTCAAATAAATATAAATCGTCAGGGTAATTGTGGCAATGAAACCCGGAAAACGATAATATGCAATCATGTAGGCAAAGATAGCCAAAATCCCGATAATGCCGGCAAGCACAGTTTTATCCATTGCATGCTCACCAAATTTGGCACCTACTGAGGTCGAATAGATTTCATCCAAATTAACTGGAAGCGAACCAGCCTTCAATAGAGAAGCCAGCTGCTGTGCTTCTTCAACAGTAAAATTCCCTGTTATCTGGACATCTTTATTATTTAGGACCTGGGTTACATTAGGATTAGAAAGAAACTTAGGATTTTCTTTCATTCTCTCTTCTTTGTAAGAGTCTTTTCCCTCTTCAAAGTCAAGCCAGATAACTAGTTGGTTATCAGGAGCCATATTCAGGATTTCCTGCGTTACTTTTCCAAACTCGTCACCGTCTTTGAGGGTAATGGAAACGCTTGGCTTATTATTTTCATCATAGCTTTGAGAAGCGCCGTTTTCTGCAAGGTCGCCTCCATCCATCATGACGCGGTCATTCACATCCCTGAAGGTCAGATTCGCTTCAGTTGACAGCATTTCCCTCGCCTTGCTCTGGTCTTTTACACCAGCTAGCTGGACGCGAATCCTGTTTTCACCCTCTATTTGGATGTTTGGTTCACTGACACCAAGGGCATTAACCCTTCTATCAAGTGCTTCTGCGGTACTCTTTAAAACTTCACGATTAATTTTTTGGCCTTTCTCAAGCGGGCTGACTTCATAGAGTACTTCAAATCCACCTTGAAGATCCAGACCAAGCTTAATGTCTTTCAAGATATTCTGGGTCGTTGCACCCATGGCACTTCCGATTAATATAATCAGCAAAAAGAAGGCCACGATGCGGCTGCGTTTAACCATTATGTATAAATCCTCCTTATTTAGAACACAACATGCTGCCAGACAATAAAACGAAATTTAAAACATAACCAATTTATAGCATTCTAATTATGTATCAGTTTAAAAAAACTGTCAATTAGGGCTCTTTTCATAATTTGGCAAGTTTTGTTACTGGTAAACAATCGGAACCCGGATTTTTTCCTGAGTTTCTTTTTAAGCCAATAGAGGCATTATTTGTGTGAATGGTTACTGGTTTTATTAAATCTTGCACTACTTCAATAATTCCTTCAGTTCTTCTTCATCATCGAGTGCAAAATCTCCGAGCTTAAACGCTTCTACGGTTGTAAAATTCATCACGTCACCGATTTTAGCAGATAAAATATCAGCGACAATTTCATATATTTGGGTTTCTTCCCTCGGTTTCTTCCATTTTTTCTTTGTGAGATAATCCCATAATTCTTTTTCTCGCACGTGTTCATAACCGAATATTTTGAATTCTTCGATTTTACTTTCTAGAGCCGGCTTCACTTGCTTGTAATACCGTCCGTACTGATGGTTTTGTTCCATCGCCTGGCCTCCTCATCCAAATTTCAAGCCTTTTAATGTTTTTCCCTTGTCATGCTTTGTCCACTTTCTTGCATATAGTTAATTGTATATGAAATATGCACTTTTGAGAAGGCAGGGAGCGGAATGTCGAAATTTTTAAAAGGAACTTTTATTTTGCTGGCAGCCGGGCTCGTAACAAGGGTTCTCGGTTTTATAAATCGGATTGTCATTGCCCGGTTCATAGGCGAAGAGGGGGTTGGTCTCTATATGATGGCCTTTCCTACCCTGGTGCTCGTTGTGACGATCACCCAGCTGGGACTCCCAGTCGCAATTTCAAAAAATGTCGCAGAGGCTGAAGCAAGAGGCGATTTCCCTAAAATCAAGAAGATACTGGTCGTTTCACTCGCCACGACTATCTCATTGTCGATTTTATTTACACCTGCTCTTATTTTCCTAGCGCCATATCTGTCGGAAACTTTATTCACAGACCCAAGAACCCAGTGGCCGCTTCTGGCAATCGCTCCAATTGTCCCGATCGTCGCAGTTTCTTCCGTTCTTCGCGGCTACTTCCAGGGCAGGCAAAATATGAGGCCTTCTGCGATCTCCCAGGTGATTGAACAACTTGTCAGGATCACATTGATAGCGGTTTTGACAAAAACCTTCATGCCTTATGGAATTGAATATGCAGCAGCAGGCGCCATGATCGCTTCAGTTATTGGGGAGCTTATATCATTGATTTATTTAATGACTACCTTTAAGCTAAGGAAAAAATTCAGGCTGCGGAAGAACTTTTTCCAGTTTGTCCATACCGGAAAATCGACCTTCAATGATTTAATGAGAATTGCCCTGCCTACAACGGGGTCAAGGATGATCGGGTCTATTTCCTGGTTTTTTGAGCCGATCGTCGTTGCCCACAGCCTTGCCATTGCCGGTGTTGCGGCCGTTGCTGCAACTAAACAATATGGAGCATTGACGGGTTTCGCAATGCCATTGTTATTATTGCCATCATTCATCACTTACTCTCTGTCCACCTCACTGGTACCGGCAATCAGCGAAGCCAATTCACGCAAGAACATGAAGGTGATTGAACACCTCCTCCAGCAATCATTGCGATTTTCTCTTTTAACAGGCGGGCTGGCTATTGTAGTTTTATACGTTCTGGCAGAACCTTTAATGACATTGATGTACGGGACGTCAAATGGTGCACAATTCATCAAGCTGATGGCACCTTTCTTTCTGTTCTACTATTTTCAGGGTCCGCTGCAGGCAGCACTGCAAGCTCTTGATTTAGCAAGGGCAGCCATGATTAACAGCCTGATTGGAAACCTCGCGAAAACGGCTGTAATCTTCTTGTTGGCAAGCCAGCCTTCGTTTGGCATTAATGGGGTTGCCCTCGGAATGGTCATGGGAATTGTCCTGATCACCCTTCTTCATTTTGCGACCATGCTTAAGGCCGTTTCCTTCACATTTTATGTAAAAGATTATATAAAGTTATTTTCAGTTATCCTCCTTTCGGGATCATTAGGTTTTCTGCTCTGGGATTGGCTGGATGAAAGTATCGGATTAACCATAAGAATCCTGACAAATGCAGGGGCAGTTACAATTGTTTATTTTTTACTCTCTATAGGTCTCGGTTTAGTTAGAAAGAATGAACTATTGAAATTACAATCTGTCCTAAAATCTTTTTTCAGACCTAAACAAAAGTAAAAAACGTGGAATTCGATTCCACGTTTTCTTATTTGTCTATCAAGTCAATGTAAAATTTTCCATTCTGGTAGCTGCAAAAAGATATCTCTCCTGGATCTCCGTATCCCTGTTTCCTTAGCTGATCCAACAGCCAAATCTTTGACTTGTCAATCATTCCAAGGTTATCTTCCTGGACCTCGCCATCAATGATTAAAGGCAGGGCCAGGCTGCTGTCCTGCTGCTCTTCCTGGTCTCCCAGTTTCTTTTGGAAAATCGAGAGGGTACCTGAAGGCTCCAGAATGGCATACTCTACATCAGCGATATCTCCCACATCTTTTTCCCGTAATTGAAGCAGCAGATCATCGAAGTTATATCTTTGAGATCTCATTGCCTTTTCATCGATTTTTCCATTGTTAATTATGATTGTTGGCTTTCCATCCACGATATCCCTGAACTTTTTACTTTTAAGAGAAAGCATTGCCAATGTTATTTGGATGATCACAAGCAGACTGATTGGGAGAAGGGTATCAACTAAAGGAGCTTTTGTATTTTCAATGGCAAGGGAAGCCATCTCAGCGATCATGATATAAACAACCAAATCCAGGATGCTCAGTTCACCGATTTCTCTTTTTCCCATTAAGCGAAAAATCAACAGGATCAATAAATAAAGGAGCAATGTCCTAAAAAGGATGATGAAGTATTGTTCCACTTTTCCCCCGCCCTTCTTTTTACAGCATTCCTCTTTAGTCTTTTACTTAGTTCTAAAAAAATACTTGCAGTTTCTGCATTTTTTCGGCGGACCAACTGTGAAAAGTTGATTCTAATTGTCCATTTTCATGAATATGCTTGTACTAGGGTATTCCCGGTTAAAGGATATCAGAGTTGAAAGGAGAGGGGTTAATGGAATCGAAAAGTATGGGCAGGGCCATCCTGTACGGTGTGATTGCTATTTTTCTACTGGCAATCGTGAGCAGTTTTATATTTTCTCTTCTGTTAAAATTTACTTCATTTCAAGAATCATCGTTTCAATACGTGATGACTTCCATCTCATTTTTGTCGATTTTTATCGGCGGATTTATTACCGGCGGGAATGGCAAAGAAAAAGGGTGGATGATTGGAGGAGCAACAGGCCTGGTTTATTCCTTGATCATATTCCTTTTTCAGTACCTCGGCTATGACAGTTTATTTACGCTGGAGCAAATTATCTATCATGTTTGTTATATACTCACCGCAATGATGGGCGGCATACTTGGCGTAAATATCGTTGGAGGTTCATCGAAAGCATAAAAAAGAAGCGGGCATGAAAGTCCGCTTCTTTTATGTACTTTAAAACCTTTTTGTGGACATTATTAGGCGGCCAATGCTTGCCGAGCCGGCCAATGTTCCTCCGCTTTTCATTAAACCCCTGCAGATTCTTTAACATCGCGAATTGCAGCACGATCGTATGTAAGACGGCTTCCATCGCCACATTTAATGACAACAGTACCTTCATCAATGCCATCAACGATTCCATGCAAACCGCCGATTGTCACTACCTTATCCCCTTTTTTCAGGTCGCTCTGCATTTGCTGAACCGCTTTCTGCCTCTTTTGTTGAGGGCGGATCAGCAAAAAGTAGAACAACACAAACATTAGCAATAACGGGAATACTGTACCTACTAATCCTTCCATTCTTTCCCCTCCTTTCATGTGTAATGGCTTGTTAACCATAATAGCCTTGTTAAAGCAGTTTATTTAGAAGTTTTTGGCATTTGGTTTATTGAAACCATATTGCTCAAAAAACTCATCTCTAAAGTCCCCCAGACGGTCTTCACGAATCGCCTGT
The nucleotide sequence above comes from Mesobacillus jeotgali. Encoded proteins:
- a CDS encoding cation diffusion facilitator family transporter, which translates into the protein MEKDVRFKKAEFAAMVGVVGNIVLAALKWGIGIYANSKALVADAVHSASDVAGSLAVYIGLRAAKAPPDADHPYGHGKAESIAAIIVAVLLMLVGVEIGRSSIESFFKPIEAPKSIAIVAVVVSIVVKEGMFRYKYRLGKQLKSDALIVNAYEHRSDVYSSIAALIGISAAVIGGKLGIGWLVYADPVTGLLVALLVIWMAWKLGKESIHNALDHVLHDEDTEEFRAVVQSIPEVKKLDELHAREHGHYVIIDIKLSVDPHITVEEGHRIGKSVKRKLMENKNVQNVMVHINPYSQNGDTDENVEIQ
- the secDF gene encoding protein translocase subunit SecDF, with protein sequence MVKRSRIVAFFLLIILIGSAMGATTQNILKDIKLGLDLQGGFEVLYEVSPLEKGQKINREVLKSTAEALDRRVNALGVSEPNIQIEGENRIRVQLAGVKDQSKAREMLSTEANLTFRDVNDRVMMDGGDLAENGASQSYDENNKPSVSITLKDGDEFGKVTQEILNMAPDNQLVIWLDFEEGKDSYKEERMKENPKFLSNPNVTQVLNNKDVQITGNFTVEEAQQLASLLKAGSLPVNLDEIYSTSVGAKFGEHAMDKTVLAGIIGILAIFAYMIAYYRFPGFIATITLTIYIYLTVLIFDWMNVVLTLPGIAALILGVGMAVDANIITYERIKEEIKVGKSIKSAFKAGNDNSLSTVTDANLTTLLAGVVLFIYGTSSVKGFATSLIIGILGSFFTNVYLSRWLLGLWVNSGFLDKRPGWFGVRKQDIKSLSENFDTLDLPTKFDRFDFVRSRKKFFIVSGTLLAAGVIILLVFRLNLGIDFTSGTRVEILSKEPLTSAQLSDEFEKLGMETSDIVISGDNENIGVARFKGQLSKAEISEVKSHFGKELSADTNVNSVSPTVGRELAKNALISLLITTLGLIIFVTFRFELPMAVTAIIALMYATFFIIPVFSIIRWEVDITFIAALLTIVGYAINDTIVTFDRMRENMQKRRKLKTKQEIEDVVNISIRQTLTRSVNTVLMVTLTVIALLLFGSESIRGFSIALLIGLIVGTYSSIFIAAQLWVEWKNRELEKKGVLITYKEKKKYSDEPQV
- a CDS encoding post-transcriptional regulator, which gives rise to MEQNHQYGRYYKQVKPALESKIEEFKIFGYEHVREKELWDYLTKKKWKKPREETQIYEIVADILSAKIGDVMNFTTVEAFKLGDFALDDEEELKELLK
- the spoVB gene encoding stage V sporulation protein B — encoded protein: MSKFLKGTFILLAAGLVTRVLGFINRIVIARFIGEEGVGLYMMAFPTLVLVVTITQLGLPVAISKNVAEAEARGDFPKIKKILVVSLATTISLSILFTPALIFLAPYLSETLFTDPRTQWPLLAIAPIVPIVAVSSVLRGYFQGRQNMRPSAISQVIEQLVRITLIAVLTKTFMPYGIEYAAAGAMIASVIGELISLIYLMTTFKLRKKFRLRKNFFQFVHTGKSTFNDLMRIALPTTGSRMIGSISWFFEPIVVAHSLAIAGVAAVAATKQYGALTGFAMPLLLLPSFITYSLSTSLVPAISEANSRKNMKVIEHLLQQSLRFSLLTGGLAIVVLYVLAEPLMTLMYGTSNGAQFIKLMAPFFLFYYFQGPLQAALQALDLARAAMINSLIGNLAKTAVIFLLASQPSFGINGVALGMVMGIVLITLLHFATMLKAVSFTFYVKDYIKLFSVILLSGSLGFLLWDWLDESIGLTIRILTNAGAVTIVYFLLSIGLGLVRKNELLKLQSVLKSFFRPKQK
- a CDS encoding DUF421 domain-containing protein: MEQYFIILFRTLLLYLLILLIFRLMGKREIGELSILDLVVYIMIAEMASLAIENTKAPLVDTLLPISLLVIIQITLAMLSLKSKKFRDIVDGKPTIIINNGKIDEKAMRSQRYNFDDLLLQLREKDVGDIADVEYAILEPSGTLSIFQKKLGDQEEQQDSSLALPLIIDGEVQEDNLGMIDKSKIWLLDQLRKQGYGDPGEISFCSYQNGKFYIDLIDK